In Cicer arietinum cultivar CDC Frontier isolate Library 1 chromosome 1, Cicar.CDCFrontier_v2.0, whole genome shotgun sequence, one DNA window encodes the following:
- the LOC101489221 gene encoding uncharacterized membrane protein At1g16860, whose protein sequence is MGTRIPSHQLSSGLYVSGRPEQFKERQPTMTSRSVPYTGGDPKKSGELGKMLDIPGMDPKSSRPSSSSQQNSGPARSGPNSGTIGRNSGSGPLSRKTTGSGPIALQPTGLITSGPVGSGSMSGSRRSGQLEESGSVGKAVYGSSVTSLGEEVKVGFRVSRAVIWVFMVVVAMCLLVGVFLMVAVKKAIILFALCAIIVIVVGLIIWNCVWGRKGLLGFVNRYPDAELRGAIDGQYVKVTGVVTCGSIPLESSYQRVTRCVYVSTELYEYKGWGGKSANPKHRCLSWGSRYAEKYVADFYISDFQSGLRALVKAGYGSKVAPFVEPTTVVDVTKGNRELSPNFLGWLADRKLSSDDRIMRLKEGYIKEGTTVSVMGVVRRHDNVLMIVPPADPVPTGCQWIRCLLPTYVEGLIITCEDNQNTDVIAV, encoded by the exons ATGGGAACTCGAATCCCTTCACACCAGCTCAGCAGTGGACTCTACGTTTCGGGTCGACCCGAACAGTTCAAGGAACGACAACCGACAATGACGTCACGTTCGGTTCCATACACCGGCGGCGACCCTAAGAAATCCGGAGAGCTTGGTAAAATGCTTGATATACCTGGAATGGATCCAAAATCTTCGCGtccatcttcttcttctcaGCAGAACAGTGGGCCGGCGAGATCCGGGCCCAATTCGGGTACAATCGGAAGGAACAGCGGTTCGGGTCCGTTATCAAGGAAAACAACAGGTTCTGGGCCGATAGCGTTGCAGCCCACTGGGCTTATAACTTCGGGTCCAGTTGGATCCGGGTCGATGAGTGGGAGTCGGAGGTCGGGTCAGTTGGAGGAAAGCGGGTCGGTGGGGAAAGCGGTTTATGGTTCGTCGGTGACTAGTTTGGGTGAAGAGGTGAAagttgggtttagggtttcgagagCGGTGATTTGGGTTTTTATGGTTGTGGTTGCAATGTGTTTGCTTGTTGGGGTGTTTTTGATGGTTGCGGTTAAGAAAGCTATCATTTTGTTTGCACTTTGTGCGATTATTGTGATTGTTGTGGGTTTGATTATTTGGAATTGTGTTTGGGGAAGGAAAGGGCTTTTAGGGTTTGTTAATAGGTACCCTGATGCTGAACTTAGAGGTGCCATTGATGGACAGTATGTTAAGGTTACTGGG GTTGTAACTTGTGGCAGTATTCCTTTGGAGTCATCCTACCAAAGAGTAACTAGATGTGTATATGTCTCCACCGAATTATATGAATATAAAGGATGGGGTGGAAAATCAGCCAATCCTAAACATCGTTGCCTCTCTTGGGGTTCTAGATACGCCGAG AAATACGTAGCAGATTTCTACATATCAGACTTCCAGTCCGGGTTAAGAGCCTTAGTGAAAGCTGGTTACGGTTCCAAAGTTGCTCCTTTCGTTGAACCCACAACTGTAGTTGATGTAACAAAGGGTAACAGGGAATTATCTCCGAACTTCCTAGGTTGGCTTGCAGACCGCAAACTCTCTAGTGATGACCGGATAATGCGCCTCAAGGAAGG GTACATCAAAGAAGGCACCACAGTAAGTGTGATGGGAGTAGTTCGTCGCCACGATAATGTGCTCATGATTGTTCCTCCAGCTGATCCTGTCCCAACAGGTTGTCAGTGGATCCGCTGCCTTTTGCCGACCTACGTCGAAGGTCTTATCATTACATGCGAGGATAACCAAAACACCGATGTCATTGCCGTTTAG